A genome region from Microbacterium profundi includes the following:
- a CDS encoding MFS transporter, which produces MTTTEPITVRQTGPAAAPITRTTRARFGFALAVVAQILMMTGASAPSPFYPVLAEQIGFAPIVITAVFAVYAIALLLTLLTAGALSDHVGRRPVAIVGLVLLAGSMLLFSHADSVALLFMARITQGIASGLLLSALSAAVLDLAHPARASTAALWNALAPGIGLATGALLSGAALDIMGEPLLDVFVPLTAAYVILAVLFFFAPETAPKKPGVWASLQFRLSVPQAIRADFWRAAPAIVAGWATGGLFLSLGANIVRGELGGVAHIWQGLGVAILTGVGAITAFLLRKRSPRTITIFGTAALAVGTAMSLGALALGSLPAYLIAAGVTGMGFGTAFSGVIASLAPRIPATERADTFAVIFLLAYLAFGIPAVIAGMLVGVVGLGAVCVGYGVVVIALSLLALVFRVRMPE; this is translated from the coding sequence ATGACCACGACCGAACCGATCACCGTCCGGCAGACCGGTCCGGCCGCCGCGCCCATCACACGCACGACCCGCGCACGGTTCGGGTTCGCGCTGGCGGTCGTGGCGCAGATCCTGATGATGACCGGCGCGAGCGCTCCGTCGCCGTTCTATCCGGTTCTCGCCGAGCAGATCGGCTTCGCCCCGATCGTGATCACCGCCGTGTTCGCGGTCTACGCCATCGCACTTCTTCTCACGCTGCTCACGGCCGGGGCGCTGTCTGATCACGTCGGCCGCCGTCCGGTCGCGATCGTCGGGCTCGTACTCCTGGCCGGCAGCATGCTGCTCTTCTCGCACGCGGATTCCGTGGCCCTGCTCTTCATGGCGCGCATCACCCAGGGCATCGCGAGTGGACTGCTGCTCTCGGCCCTCTCGGCTGCGGTGCTCGACCTCGCACACCCCGCCCGCGCGTCGACCGCGGCGCTGTGGAATGCGCTCGCACCCGGCATCGGCCTCGCCACCGGCGCGCTCCTGTCGGGAGCCGCCCTCGACATCATGGGCGAACCGCTGCTCGATGTCTTCGTGCCGCTCACCGCCGCCTACGTCATCCTCGCGGTGCTCTTCTTCTTCGCACCGGAGACCGCGCCGAAGAAGCCGGGAGTCTGGGCTTCGCTGCAGTTCCGCCTGTCGGTTCCGCAGGCGATCCGGGCGGACTTCTGGCGCGCGGCCCCCGCCATCGTCGCGGGCTGGGCGACCGGCGGACTGTTCCTCTCCCTCGGCGCGAACATCGTGCGGGGCGAGCTCGGCGGCGTCGCGCACATCTGGCAGGGACTCGGCGTCGCGATCCTCACCGGCGTCGGAGCGATCACGGCGTTCCTCCTGCGCAAGCGCTCGCCCCGCACGATCACGATCTTCGGCACCGCAGCCCTCGCCGTCGGCACGGCGATGTCGCTCGGCGCCCTCGCGCTCGGTTCGCTCCCGGCCTATCTCATCGCCGCCGGCGTGACCGGAATGGGCTTCGGCACCGCGTTCTCGGGCGTGATCGCATCGCTCGCGCCGCGCATCCCCGCCACGGAGCGCGCCGACACGTTCGCGGTCATCTTCCTTCTCGCGTACCTCGCGTTCGGCATCCCCGCCGTCATCGCCGGGATGCTGGTGGGCGTCGTCGGGCTCGGCGCGGTGTGCGTAGGCTACGGCGTGGTCGTCATCGCGCTCTCGCTGCTCGCGCTGGTGTTCAGGGTGCGCATGCCCGAGTGA
- a CDS encoding Wadjet anti-phage system protein JetD domain-containing protein, translating to MSAAASSWTTPSDVAARVRRRWTDGTLLRVAVEGEFAPIELPLRGPSSSDLGDRVDEARRWANELIRASRDGAHFELVFGEVGGRHVGKSRIPMRAVISTAQQAWALLGVGAEVRRFVSLFGQAPAQARGWVLQHPHAALAAADDWSEILAALEWISRESGAGRFLREVTAPGVDTKLIERRRGVLAGMLGVPAGADAFTQSLGFARRPATVRLRFDPRVFGFPSGFTEGVFRLDELDSAVSSASQALIIENEATYLAAPIPESGVVLWGKGYDAGNPASLRWLRDVPVAYWGDIDTHGFAILNRVRSRLPQVRSVLMDFTTLHAHRERWGREEKPTSAALTHLAPEDTDVYAALVTDRHGERLRLEQERVDWTWALERLPR from the coding sequence GTGAGCGCCGCCGCATCATCGTGGACGACGCCTTCCGACGTCGCAGCGCGGGTGCGCAGGCGCTGGACCGACGGCACGCTGCTGCGCGTTGCGGTCGAGGGGGAGTTCGCGCCGATCGAGCTGCCGCTGCGCGGGCCATCGTCGTCTGACCTGGGCGACCGGGTGGATGAGGCGCGTCGGTGGGCGAACGAACTGATCCGCGCCTCGCGCGACGGGGCGCACTTCGAGCTCGTGTTCGGCGAGGTCGGTGGCCGGCACGTGGGGAAATCGCGCATCCCGATGCGCGCGGTCATCTCCACCGCGCAGCAGGCGTGGGCGCTTCTCGGCGTGGGGGCGGAGGTGCGGCGTTTCGTCTCGTTGTTCGGACAAGCTCCGGCTCAAGCGCGGGGCTGGGTGCTTCAGCATCCGCACGCGGCGCTCGCCGCAGCCGATGACTGGTCCGAGATTCTGGCGGCGCTCGAGTGGATCAGCCGGGAAAGCGGTGCAGGACGGTTTCTACGGGAGGTCACTGCGCCGGGAGTCGACACGAAGCTCATCGAGCGCAGGCGAGGCGTGCTTGCCGGCATGCTCGGCGTTCCGGCCGGTGCGGATGCTTTCACGCAATCGCTCGGCTTCGCACGGCGACCCGCCACAGTCAGGTTGCGCTTCGATCCTCGAGTGTTCGGATTCCCCAGCGGATTCACGGAGGGTGTCTTCCGGCTCGACGAACTCGATTCGGCCGTCTCGTCGGCGAGTCAGGCCCTGATCATCGAGAACGAAGCGACGTATCTCGCCGCACCCATTCCTGAGAGCGGCGTCGTCCTGTGGGGCAAGGGGTACGACGCCGGTAATCCTGCGTCCCTGCGCTGGCTGAGGGATGTTCCCGTCGCATATTGGGGCGACATCGACACGCATGGCTTCGCGATTCTGAACCGCGTGCGATCACGGCTGCCGCAGGTCAGGTCCGTGCTGATGGACTTCACCACGCTGCACGCACATCGTGAGCGATGGGGTCGGGAGGAGAAGCCGACGAGCGCTGCGCTCACGCACCTCGCGCCGGAAGACACCGACGTCTATGCGGCGCTGGTCACCGATCGGCACGGCGAGCGGTTGCGGTTGGAACAGGAGCGGGTGGACTGGACGTGGGCGCTGGAGCGCCTGCCGAGATGA
- a CDS encoding ATP-binding protein yields MSDALFSALDVDTGDDAFPGYRLHRVEVFNWGTFDRQVWDLELDGRTALLTGDIGSGKSTIVDAISTLLLPAQRIAYNKAAGAEAKERNLRSYVEGHYKSERNEQTGASRPVGLRDHTSYSVILGSFRNEAYDETVTLAQVFHQKDRAGQPDRFYVTASHTLAVDPDFSDFGSELTALRKRLRQQGADIDTSFPDYSRRMRRLLGIRSEQAMDLFHQTVSMKSVGNLTDFVRSHMLEEEDSAERVRAIIEHFENLTRAHESVQRATAQLAVLDPLVEAGDRYDAAIDRRDDLTASRAAVDPYVAEAMLVALADESTRVEGARTKAGEQQERMRAARQALVPERDRLIAERAGAGGDRLVEIDRALPRLDEELDRRSEARARYLSRLEDAGLDPVTDAGGFAVRRVDAERARSEAEAAREGVGARQEPLGRRRFELDAALTRTNDELAILQGRRSNLDSKLLAVRDRLCAGLGLDEQQVPFAGELIDVADVHEGWRGAAERVLGGFATMMLVAQSDYDAVSRWVNDTHLGAKLRYLRVPDRQVRSVPARADEALRLRDILEVEEGPFAAFVTGELQRRGEHQLVQSAAELRGADRAVTRAGLVRDRDRHEKDDRFAIDDPRNWVLGRTSERKLAALRDEAAEYESERGEVLASLAALQREENELQSRLRALDALADVTRWSDLDTESSQAEITALHDERSRLIAGSNKLEEIEKALTRVDEQAVRLDEDLEAGARAIGDLDGEAARLTERTQREQRALEPLTASEIAAARERYGALDTLLADKRSRRTLEGLETLRKRLADEIARLSDAVQREINGHITSVQAKMHEMLRNWPELRAEHDAEVGALGSFRELHSRVRADDLPRFESEFRHQLNTNAVTELAGFHNWLRRQADEIHARVDRINEALGAIDYRPGRVIRIIADPTVNQEIRDFRADLRAATSDLVDPESGDAERRFEQVRAIIERFRGREAHSDRDRIWTRFVTDVRNWYLFAASEQDRDTGEEFEHYTDSDGKSGGQKEKLAYTILAASLAYQFGLEWGVQKARDFRFAVIDEAFGRGSDESTRYALKLFGRLGLQLLIVTPLQKVHVIEPFISAIGFVDNPTGARSRVHTLTIEEYHKRRKDAS; encoded by the coding sequence ATGAGCGATGCGCTCTTCTCCGCACTGGATGTGGACACGGGAGACGATGCCTTCCCCGGCTACCGTCTGCACCGAGTCGAGGTCTTCAACTGGGGAACGTTCGACCGACAGGTGTGGGACCTGGAGCTGGATGGGCGCACAGCGCTGCTGACCGGCGACATCGGATCGGGCAAGTCGACCATCGTCGACGCGATCAGCACTCTGCTGCTGCCCGCGCAGCGCATCGCGTACAACAAGGCCGCCGGCGCCGAGGCGAAGGAGCGCAACCTGCGCAGCTACGTCGAGGGGCACTACAAGTCAGAGCGCAACGAGCAGACCGGTGCGTCGCGTCCTGTGGGGTTGCGCGATCACACGTCGTACTCGGTGATCCTGGGCTCGTTCCGCAACGAGGCGTACGACGAGACCGTCACCCTCGCGCAGGTGTTCCACCAGAAGGATCGCGCCGGACAGCCCGATCGCTTCTACGTGACGGCATCCCACACCCTCGCGGTCGATCCGGACTTCTCCGACTTCGGCTCCGAGCTGACCGCCCTGCGCAAACGGCTACGGCAGCAGGGCGCCGATATCGACACCAGCTTCCCCGACTATTCGAGGCGGATGCGCCGGCTTCTCGGCATCCGATCGGAGCAGGCGATGGACCTGTTCCATCAGACCGTCTCGATGAAGTCGGTGGGAAACCTCACCGACTTCGTGCGCAGCCACATGCTCGAAGAAGAGGACTCCGCAGAGCGGGTGCGCGCGATCATCGAGCACTTCGAGAACCTCACACGTGCGCATGAGTCCGTCCAGCGCGCGACGGCGCAGCTGGCCGTGCTCGATCCGCTCGTCGAAGCCGGCGACCGGTACGACGCGGCCATCGATCGTCGAGACGACCTCACGGCGTCTCGCGCGGCCGTCGACCCCTACGTCGCTGAGGCGATGCTCGTCGCCCTTGCCGACGAGAGCACACGCGTCGAAGGTGCACGCACGAAGGCAGGCGAGCAGCAGGAGCGGATGCGGGCCGCGCGGCAGGCGCTCGTACCTGAACGCGACCGTCTCATCGCCGAGCGTGCCGGCGCGGGCGGCGACCGGCTCGTCGAGATCGACCGAGCGCTGCCGCGTCTCGACGAAGAGTTGGACCGTCGTTCAGAGGCGCGTGCACGATATCTGTCCCGTCTGGAGGATGCCGGGCTCGATCCGGTGACGGATGCCGGCGGGTTCGCCGTGCGTCGCGTCGACGCCGAACGCGCCAGAAGCGAAGCGGAAGCCGCGCGCGAAGGCGTGGGCGCGCGCCAGGAGCCGCTCGGTCGCAGGCGGTTCGAACTCGACGCCGCGCTGACCCGCACGAACGATGAGCTCGCGATCTTGCAGGGGCGGCGCAGCAACCTCGACAGCAAGCTGCTCGCAGTGCGGGATCGGCTCTGTGCCGGTCTCGGTCTCGACGAACAGCAGGTGCCGTTCGCGGGCGAGCTGATCGACGTCGCAGACGTCCATGAGGGCTGGCGCGGTGCTGCGGAGCGGGTGCTCGGCGGATTCGCCACGATGATGCTCGTCGCCCAGAGCGACTACGACGCCGTCTCCCGCTGGGTGAACGACACGCACCTCGGTGCGAAGCTGCGATACCTGCGAGTGCCGGATCGGCAGGTGCGCTCGGTGCCGGCCCGCGCCGATGAGGCCCTTCGGCTGCGAGACATCCTCGAAGTCGAAGAAGGCCCCTTCGCGGCATTCGTGACGGGTGAACTGCAGCGCAGGGGCGAGCACCAGCTCGTGCAGTCGGCCGCCGAACTGCGAGGTGCCGACCGTGCGGTGACGCGCGCAGGGCTCGTACGCGACCGGGATCGGCACGAGAAGGACGACCGCTTCGCCATCGACGATCCACGCAACTGGGTGCTCGGACGTACGAGCGAGCGCAAGCTCGCCGCGCTGCGCGACGAGGCGGCGGAGTACGAGTCGGAGCGGGGCGAGGTGCTCGCCTCGCTGGCCGCGCTGCAGCGCGAGGAGAACGAGCTGCAGTCGCGACTGCGCGCCCTCGACGCGCTTGCCGACGTCACTCGCTGGAGTGATCTGGACACCGAGTCCAGCCAGGCGGAGATCACCGCTCTGCACGACGAGCGGTCGAGGCTGATCGCGGGATCGAACAAGCTCGAGGAGATCGAGAAGGCGCTCACGCGCGTCGATGAGCAGGCGGTGCGCCTCGACGAAGACCTCGAGGCAGGAGCTCGCGCCATCGGTGATCTCGACGGCGAGGCGGCCAGACTCACTGAGCGGACTCAGCGTGAGCAGCGTGCACTCGAGCCGCTGACAGCATCCGAGATCGCCGCAGCGCGGGAGCGCTACGGCGCGCTGGATACGCTGCTCGCCGACAAACGATCGCGTCGTACGCTCGAGGGCCTGGAGACGCTGCGCAAGCGACTGGCAGACGAGATCGCCCGGCTCAGCGACGCCGTGCAGCGTGAGATCAACGGGCACATCACGAGCGTGCAGGCGAAGATGCACGAGATGCTGCGCAACTGGCCGGAGCTGCGTGCCGAGCACGATGCGGAAGTAGGTGCCCTCGGCTCGTTCAGGGAGTTGCACAGCCGAGTCCGGGCCGACGATCTGCCGCGGTTCGAGTCGGAGTTCCGGCACCAGCTCAACACGAACGCCGTCACCGAGCTGGCAGGGTTCCACAACTGGCTTCGTCGGCAGGCGGATGAGATCCATGCGCGAGTCGATCGGATCAATGAGGCGCTCGGCGCGATCGACTACCGCCCGGGACGTGTCATCCGGATCATCGCCGACCCCACGGTCAATCAGGAGATCAGAGACTTCCGTGCCGACCTGCGCGCGGCGACCAGCGACCTCGTGGATCCGGAATCCGGCGATGCCGAACGTCGGTTCGAGCAGGTGCGAGCGATCATCGAGAGGTTCCGCGGCCGAGAAGCGCACAGCGATCGGGACCGCATATGGACGAGGTTCGTGACGGATGTGCGCAACTGGTACCTCTTCGCGGCCTCCGAGCAGGATCGCGACACCGGCGAGGAGTTCGAGCACTACACCGACTCGGACGGCAAGTCCGGCGGGCAGAAGGAGAAGCTCGCCTACACGATTCTCGCCGCTTCGCTCGCCTATCAGTTCGGACTCGAATGGGGCGTGCAGAAAGCACGCGACTTCCGTTTCGCGGTCATCGATGAGGCCTTCGGGCGGGGCTCGGATGAGTCGACTCGTTATGCGCTCAAGCTCTTCGGCCGGCTTGGTCTGCAGCTGCTGATCGTCACACCGCTGCAGAAGGTGCACGTCATCGAGCCGTTCATCAGCGCGATCGGATTCGTCGACAACCCGACCGGCGCACGCTCTCGCGTGCATACGCTCACGATCGAGGAGTATCACAAGCGGCGCAAGGATGCCTCGTGA
- a CDS encoding DUF4194 domain-containing protein, which yields MRSPEEHATASSVIALMRGVVYRERDESTWAALERHGAAVRDHFNDIAVDVVFDEVEGFAYLRAHDDAEGEEPLPRLIRRRSLTYQASLLAVLLRRRLAEFEATGGEGRLVLSQEQIGDMLSVFSKDSTNEARSQDRVASTVRQLKDLGFLQELRGQSDAWEVKRVLKAYVDAQTLGDFEARLTEYARAMDGEDSE from the coding sequence ATGAGAAGCCCCGAAGAGCACGCCACGGCGTCATCCGTCATCGCACTGATGCGCGGCGTCGTGTACCGCGAGCGCGACGAGAGCACGTGGGCCGCATTGGAGCGCCATGGTGCAGCGGTGCGCGACCATTTCAACGACATCGCCGTCGATGTCGTGTTCGACGAGGTCGAGGGCTTCGCGTATCTGCGGGCACACGACGATGCCGAGGGCGAAGAGCCGTTGCCCCGACTGATCCGCCGTCGATCCCTCACCTACCAGGCGAGTCTGCTCGCGGTGCTGCTGCGCCGGCGACTCGCCGAGTTCGAGGCGACAGGGGGCGAGGGCCGACTCGTGCTGTCGCAGGAGCAGATCGGCGACATGCTCAGCGTGTTCTCGAAGGACTCCACGAACGAAGCGCGTTCGCAGGATCGTGTCGCAAGCACGGTCCGGCAGCTCAAGGATCTGGGCTTTCTGCAGGAGCTGCGTGGGCAGTCCGATGCGTGGGAGGTCAAGCGCGTGCTGAAGGCCTATGTCGACGCGCAGACACTGGGCGACTTCGAAGCGCGGCTGACGGAATACGCTCGCGCGATGGACGGGGAGGACTCGGAATGA
- a CDS encoding DUF3375 domain-containing protein: MDHDEIEQLAERHGAWRLLRKTNAPLILSFLGTHLIDANRGAVAQSELVSLLDDHLYAIHQSAPDRYPREPIEYLEEWAAADDGWLRRFYPSRAEEIHYEATSTLEKAYRWVGELRERTFVGTESRLHTLIALLRDIVHGSDADPQVRVAELARRRDELDQEIARIERGESQALDEIGVRDRFQQFSSMSRELMSDFREVEENLRRLDRSAREKIAAWNGAKGELLGELVGDRADIASSEQGRSFQAFYDFLLSEQRQDELSTLLGAVSEMPAVETDRRMRLLHHDWAEAAERTQVTVRMLSEQLRRFLDDRVWFENRRVLDLARAIEAAAIAVRQDPPDAGLEIDEPGVPIVMAFERPLYQVRPDTAVNSLLGPVDEGPLDLDVLLSQRHVDVERLADNIRAVVPPHSAAELSDILALYPITEGAAEVIAYLGLDAQDDLELSIDAEQSMSVVYEGLDGVRRRMTVPHVTITRS, translated from the coding sequence GTGGACCACGACGAGATCGAACAGCTCGCCGAACGGCATGGAGCATGGCGGCTGCTTCGCAAGACGAACGCGCCCCTGATCCTTTCCTTTCTCGGGACTCACCTCATCGATGCCAACCGCGGCGCAGTGGCGCAGAGCGAGCTGGTCAGCCTGCTCGACGATCACCTGTACGCGATCCATCAGTCCGCGCCGGATCGCTACCCGCGGGAGCCGATCGAGTACCTGGAGGAGTGGGCTGCAGCCGACGACGGCTGGTTGCGCCGTTTCTACCCTTCGCGCGCCGAGGAGATCCACTACGAGGCGACTTCCACGCTGGAGAAGGCCTATCGATGGGTGGGCGAACTGCGCGAGCGCACCTTCGTGGGCACGGAGTCGAGGCTTCACACGCTCATCGCCCTGTTGCGTGACATCGTGCACGGCTCCGACGCGGATCCTCAGGTGCGCGTCGCCGAGCTCGCGCGACGCCGTGACGAGCTCGATCAAGAGATCGCACGAATCGAACGGGGAGAGTCGCAGGCGCTCGACGAGATCGGGGTTCGAGATCGCTTCCAGCAGTTCTCCTCGATGTCGCGCGAGCTGATGAGCGACTTCCGTGAGGTCGAGGAGAACCTGCGCCGGCTGGACCGCTCGGCGAGGGAGAAGATCGCCGCCTGGAACGGAGCCAAGGGCGAGCTCCTCGGAGAGCTCGTCGGCGACCGCGCCGACATCGCGTCGTCCGAGCAGGGGCGCAGCTTTCAGGCGTTCTACGATTTCCTGCTCTCCGAGCAGCGTCAGGATGAGCTCTCCACACTGCTCGGTGCGGTGAGTGAGATGCCGGCGGTCGAGACGGACCGGCGGATGCGTCTGCTGCACCACGACTGGGCCGAGGCCGCGGAGCGCACGCAGGTGACGGTGCGGATGCTGTCGGAGCAGCTGCGGCGTTTTCTCGATGACCGCGTGTGGTTCGAGAACCGACGGGTGCTCGACCTCGCCCGCGCCATCGAAGCCGCGGCGATCGCGGTTCGGCAGGATCCGCCCGATGCCGGTCTCGAGATCGACGAACCCGGCGTCCCGATCGTGATGGCCTTCGAGCGTCCGCTGTACCAGGTGAGACCGGACACCGCCGTGAACAGTCTGCTGGGACCGGTCGATGAGGGACCGCTCGACCTCGACGTGCTTCTCAGCCAGCGCCATGTCGACGTCGAGCGCCTGGCCGACAACATCCGTGCGGTCGTGCCTCCGCACAGCGCGGCCGAGCTCAGCGACATCCTCGCGCTCTACCCGATCACTGAGGGAGCGGCGGAGGTGATCGCGTACCTCGGTCTCGATGCGCAAGACGATCTCGAGCTGAGCATCGATGCCGAGCAATCGATGTCGGTGGTCTATGAGGGACTGGACGGGGTACGCCGCCGGATGACTGTTCCGCACGTCACGATCACGCGCTCATGA
- a CDS encoding ATP-binding protein, with the protein MPTYRPRVIDVQLSHALAHPGAVVLEGARACGKSATGREFANSSIQFDTDPAALQLAELDPARLLDGARPRFIDEWQLAPAVWNQVRSAVDTQDDGSFILAGSAVPADDVTRHSGAGRMLRLRMRPMALSESGHSSAEISVGGVFDDPANRVSGASALSVSDLIEVAARGGWPGLQSLPLAQALDRTRAYLDGVTRIDLPRLDSEPRRDPAGVMRIIRALGRNVATEVAVAALARDASAGGEQMTNATAQGYLDALARVFVLEEQPSWGPHLRSRDRVRKAAKRHFVDPSLAVAAVGANADRLLRDLDYFGQVFESLVVRDLRVYADVHDAIVHHYRDSAGRDVDAIIERRDGSWIAVEVKLAASREEDAAASLKRFAANLDTARTEPPSAMMIITGGQYGYTRADGIHVIPIGALAA; encoded by the coding sequence ATGCCTACGTACCGGCCGAGAGTCATTGACGTCCAGCTTTCGCATGCGCTCGCACACCCGGGCGCGGTCGTACTCGAAGGCGCCCGCGCCTGCGGGAAGTCGGCGACAGGACGAGAGTTTGCGAATAGCAGCATCCAATTTGACACTGATCCTGCGGCACTGCAACTCGCAGAACTGGACCCCGCCCGTCTCCTCGACGGAGCGCGTCCACGGTTCATCGATGAGTGGCAGCTTGCCCCTGCTGTATGGAATCAAGTGCGATCCGCCGTCGACACGCAAGACGACGGGTCCTTCATCCTGGCCGGGTCCGCCGTGCCCGCCGACGATGTGACACGGCATTCGGGAGCAGGTCGAATGCTCAGGCTGCGGATGCGCCCGATGGCATTGAGCGAGTCAGGACACTCCTCTGCTGAGATTAGTGTGGGCGGAGTATTCGACGACCCTGCGAACCGGGTCTCAGGGGCTTCTGCGCTCAGCGTTTCGGATCTCATCGAGGTTGCCGCACGTGGTGGATGGCCCGGACTGCAGAGTTTGCCGCTCGCGCAAGCACTGGATCGCACTCGCGCCTACCTCGATGGCGTGACACGCATCGATCTGCCGCGACTGGATTCGGAGCCGCGCCGAGATCCCGCTGGCGTGATGCGCATCATCAGGGCGCTGGGGCGAAACGTCGCCACGGAGGTCGCGGTCGCTGCACTCGCACGCGACGCATCAGCAGGGGGGGAGCAGATGACCAATGCCACGGCGCAGGGCTACCTGGATGCGCTCGCGCGCGTCTTCGTTCTTGAAGAGCAGCCCTCATGGGGACCTCATCTGCGCTCGCGGGATCGTGTGCGCAAGGCAGCGAAGCGGCACTTCGTAGATCCTTCGCTCGCTGTCGCCGCTGTCGGCGCCAATGCAGATCGGCTTCTGCGCGACCTTGATTACTTTGGTCAGGTGTTCGAGTCACTGGTCGTTCGGGACCTCCGCGTGTACGCCGATGTGCACGACGCGATCGTCCACCATTACCGGGACAGCGCAGGCCGCGACGTCGACGCGATAATCGAACGGCGCGACGGGAGCTGGATTGCTGTCGAAGTCAAGCTCGCGGCCTCTCGCGAGGAAGATGCTGCCGCGTCCTTGAAGCGATTTGCCGCCAACCTGGATACTGCTCGTACCGAGCCTCCCTCCGCCATGATGATCATCACTGGCGGCCAGTACGGGTACACCCGGGCGGATGGCATCCACGTAATCCCGATTGGAGCGTTGGCCGCTTAG
- a CDS encoding PfkB family carbohydrate kinase, producing MRSRAETDDRLARDAHRPRVIHTGQALVDLVIEVADLPARGQNLMADSVAEYAGGSVTVLLAAARLGAECLHAGAIGAGPYGDLIREALDADGIAASAPPVTTQDTGVCVVLIEPSAERTFVTTLGAEREITVESLASADVQPGDLVCVTGYSLAVAQTREPLLAWLRTLPEDAVVVLDPGAAFAELPADVRDTMLARTDVWTGNAEEATDLLAARSVSVEASKAGASKAGASKAEASAREIVGQARALSPLLRAGAVTIVRDGAEGCAVHAHGESSYVAGFPQTPVDTNGAGDTHTGALLAGIADGATWVDACRRANAAAAIKVTRRGPTTAPTADEVEEFLRGK from the coding sequence ATGCGCAGCCGTGCCGAGACCGATGACCGACTCGCGCGGGATGCGCACCGCCCGCGAGTGATCCACACCGGACAGGCGCTGGTCGACCTGGTCATCGAAGTGGCAGACCTCCCCGCGCGCGGGCAGAACCTCATGGCCGATTCGGTCGCGGAGTACGCTGGCGGTTCCGTCACGGTGTTGCTCGCGGCGGCGCGCCTGGGCGCCGAATGCTTGCACGCTGGAGCGATCGGCGCCGGTCCGTACGGCGATCTGATCCGCGAGGCGCTGGATGCCGACGGCATCGCAGCATCCGCTCCTCCGGTGACCACGCAGGACACCGGGGTGTGCGTCGTGCTGATCGAACCCTCAGCGGAGCGCACCTTCGTCACGACGCTGGGGGCGGAGCGCGAGATCACGGTCGAGTCGCTCGCGAGCGCCGACGTGCAGCCGGGCGATCTCGTCTGCGTCACCGGATACTCGCTCGCCGTCGCGCAGACTCGGGAACCGTTGCTGGCCTGGTTGAGGACACTTCCTGAGGATGCCGTCGTCGTCCTCGACCCTGGAGCGGCTTTCGCCGAACTGCCCGCCGACGTGCGCGACACGATGCTCGCCCGCACCGACGTCTGGACCGGCAACGCAGAGGAGGCGACCGATCTATTGGCCGCACGGTCGGTGTCGGTCGAAGCATCCAAGGCCGGAGCATCCAAGGCCGGAGCATCCAAGGCCGAAGCATCCGCTCGCGAGATCGTGGGCCAGGCCCGCGCGCTGAGTCCGCTGCTGCGCGCCGGAGCCGTCACCATCGTGCGAGACGGCGCCGAGGGGTGCGCGGTGCATGCGCACGGCGAGAGCTCCTACGTGGCGGGCTTTCCGCAGACGCCCGTCGACACGAACGGTGCCGGCGACACCCACACCGGCGCCCTGCTGGCCGGCATCGCCGACGGCGCGACATGGGTGGATGCGTGCCGCCGTGCCAACGCCGCAGCTGCGATCAAGGTCACCCGCCGTGGGCCGACGACGGCTCCGACCGCAGACGAGGTCGAGGAGTTCCTGCGCGGGAAGTGA
- a CDS encoding HepT-like ribonuclease domain-containing protein has translation MKPVERIPRWLDDLHATLGTASELAARGREAFDSDPAVSLAFEALSNRVGDLAKRLIAADPEGFRGPIWRQAARQRDFVVHHYDRMDADLLWRTITESFPKLAEAVRVADASMSADPDR, from the coding sequence GTGAAACCGGTCGAGCGCATTCCGCGTTGGCTCGACGATCTTCATGCGACGCTCGGCACCGCGTCTGAATTGGCGGCGCGTGGGCGCGAGGCCTTCGACTCGGACCCAGCCGTCTCGTTGGCCTTCGAGGCGCTCTCCAACAGAGTCGGCGACCTTGCAAAGCGTCTTATCGCCGCCGACCCGGAAGGCTTCCGGGGCCCGATCTGGCGGCAGGCGGCTCGGCAGCGCGACTTCGTCGTGCACCATTATGACCGGATGGATGCCGACCTGCTCTGGCGCACCATCACCGAGAGTTTCCCAAAGCTGGCCGAGGCCGTGCGAGTGGCAGATGCTTCGATGAGCGCGGATCCCGATCGATAG